In Pseudomonas sp. ADAK18, a single window of DNA contains:
- a CDS encoding thioesterase family protein, producing the protein MPALTTYTTKILPDWVDYNGHLRDAFYLLIFSYATDALMDTLGLDSENREARGNSLFTLELHLNYLHEVKLGADVEVHTQLIAHDRKRLHLYHSLHLVGEARELAGNEQMLLHVDLTGPHSAPFSEAVLGKLTAISAEQIDLPKPALLGRVIGLPPQK; encoded by the coding sequence ATGCCCGCGCTCACCACCTACACCACCAAAATCCTCCCCGACTGGGTCGACTACAACGGTCACCTGCGCGACGCGTTTTACCTGCTGATCTTCAGCTACGCCACTGACGCGCTGATGGACACTCTGGGCCTGGATAGCGAAAACCGCGAAGCCCGCGGCAACTCGCTGTTCACCCTGGAACTGCACCTCAACTACCTGCACGAAGTGAAGCTGGGCGCCGACGTCGAGGTCCACACCCAACTCATCGCCCACGACCGCAAACGCCTGCACCTCTATCACAGCCTGCACCTGGTGGGCGAAGCACGGGAGCTGGCGGGTAACGAACAAATGCTGCTGCACGTTGATCTCACCGGGCCGCATTCGGCGCCATTCAGTGAAGCCGTGCTAGGCAAGTTGACGGCCATCAGCGCCGAGCAAATTGACCTGCCGAAACCGGCTCTGCTCGGCCGAGTGATTGGACTGCCACCCCAAAAATAA
- a CDS encoding gamma-butyrobetaine dioxygenase, with the protein MQTAVAVADFRTYPLISDLADVQVHSDHLQVQWADGRVSPFHHQWLRDNCPCPSCVYNVTREQVLEIVDVDENLTAISARIDLGVLSVQWSGGHHSQYDPGWLRAHAYDDESRAERRAAKPKSKLWDRSFELPVFEYTALMEDPNALLQWLLALRDSGLTQVRGVPTEPGSLALIAKRISFIRESNFGVLFNVQSKADADSNAYTAFNLPLHSDLPTRELQPGLQFLHCLVNDADGGESIFVDGFAISRALRDEDPEAFRALCEIPVEFRNKDRHSDYRRLAPIIALDAVGDVAEIRMANFLRGPFETSVEHMPLLYRAYRRFIAMTREERFRLVKRLNPGELWCFDNRRTLHARNAFDPASGARHFQGCYIDRDELLSRILVLQR; encoded by the coding sequence ATGCAAACTGCCGTCGCTGTTGCCGACTTCCGTACTTACCCATTGATCAGCGACCTGGCCGACGTGCAGGTGCACAGCGATCACCTCCAAGTGCAATGGGCCGATGGCCGGGTGAGCCCGTTCCATCACCAATGGCTGCGGGACAACTGCCCCTGCCCTTCGTGCGTCTACAACGTGACCCGCGAGCAGGTGTTGGAAATCGTCGATGTCGACGAGAACCTCACGGCTATCAGTGCCCGTATCGACCTGGGGGTTCTGAGTGTGCAGTGGAGCGGCGGTCATCACAGCCAGTACGATCCCGGCTGGCTGAGGGCCCACGCCTATGACGATGAATCCCGCGCCGAACGCCGGGCTGCCAAACCGAAATCCAAGCTCTGGGACCGCTCATTCGAGCTGCCTGTTTTTGAATACACAGCCTTGATGGAAGACCCCAATGCACTGCTGCAATGGCTGTTGGCATTACGCGACAGCGGCCTCACGCAAGTACGCGGCGTGCCCACCGAACCCGGCTCCCTGGCACTGATCGCCAAGCGTATTTCGTTCATCCGCGAGAGCAACTTCGGCGTGCTGTTCAACGTGCAATCCAAGGCCGACGCCGACAGCAACGCCTACACCGCGTTCAACCTGCCACTGCACAGCGATTTACCGACGAGAGAGCTGCAACCGGGGCTGCAATTTTTGCATTGCCTGGTGAATGACGCCGACGGTGGCGAGAGTATTTTTGTCGACGGTTTCGCCATTTCCCGGGCCCTGCGCGATGAGGATCCCGAAGCGTTTCGCGCCCTGTGTGAAATCCCGGTGGAGTTCCGCAACAAGGACCGCCACAGCGACTATCGCCGCCTGGCGCCGATCATTGCGCTGGATGCCGTGGGTGACGTCGCCGAGATCCGCATGGCCAACTTTCTGCGCGGGCCGTTTGAGACAAGCGTGGAACACATGCCGTTGTTGTATCGTGCCTATCGCCGGTTTATTGCGATGACCCGGGAAGAGCGCTTTCGCCTGGTCAAACGATTGAATCCCGGCGAACTGTGGTGCTTCGATAACCGGCGCACCTTGCATGCGCGCAACGCGTTTGACCCGGCGTCCGGCGCACGGCATTTCCAGGGCTGCTATATCGATCGGGATGAGTTGTTGTCCAGGATATTGGTATTGCAACGGTAG
- a CDS encoding GlxA family transcriptional regulator, whose translation MTSFNSGAQPQNRAPQSIGFLLLDNFTLISLASAVEPLRMANQLSGRELYRWTTLSVDGNQVWASDGLQITPDCSMHKAPALDIVIVCGGVGIQRTVTREHVSWLQSQARQSRRLGAVCTGSWALACAGLLDGFDCSVHWECLASMQEAFPRVAMSTRLFTLDRNRFTSSGGTAPLDMMLHLISRDHGRELSAAISEMFVYERIRNEQDHQRVPLKHMLGTNQPKLQEIVALMEANLEEPIDLDELAVYVAVSRRQLERLFQKYLHCSPSRYYLKLRLIRARQLLKQTPMSIIEVASVCGFVSTPHFSKCYREYFGIPPRDERVGSNTAQQVAMLPIPQALVLSPLSGPLSALSQARNESTFASVRL comes from the coding sequence ATGACGTCGTTCAACTCCGGGGCCCAACCCCAGAACCGTGCGCCTCAATCCATCGGCTTTTTGCTGCTGGACAATTTCACGCTGATTTCCCTGGCCTCCGCAGTCGAACCGCTGCGTATGGCCAACCAGTTGTCCGGCCGCGAGCTGTACCGTTGGACGACCTTGAGTGTCGACGGAAACCAGGTATGGGCCAGCGACGGTCTGCAGATCACTCCCGATTGCTCCATGCACAAAGCCCCGGCCCTGGACATCGTGATTGTCTGCGGTGGCGTGGGCATCCAGCGCACCGTCACCCGCGAGCATGTGTCCTGGTTGCAAAGCCAGGCGCGCCAGTCTCGCCGTCTCGGCGCGGTGTGCACGGGCAGTTGGGCCTTGGCCTGTGCCGGTTTGCTGGACGGTTTTGATTGCAGCGTGCACTGGGAATGCCTGGCGTCGATGCAGGAAGCCTTCCCGCGCGTGGCCATGAGCACACGCCTGTTCACCCTCGACCGCAACCGCTTCACCAGTTCGGGCGGCACCGCACCGCTGGACATGATGCTGCACCTGATCAGCCGCGACCACGGCCGTGAATTGTCGGCAGCCATCTCCGAGATGTTTGTCTACGAACGCATCCGCAATGAGCAGGATCACCAGCGCGTACCGCTCAAGCATATGCTCGGCACCAACCAGCCGAAGTTGCAGGAAATCGTCGCGCTGATGGAAGCCAATCTGGAAGAGCCGATCGACCTCGATGAACTGGCGGTGTACGTCGCGGTTTCCCGGCGTCAGTTGGAGCGGTTGTTCCAGAAATACCTGCACTGTTCGCCGTCGCGCTACTACCTCAAGTTGCGCCTGATCCGCGCGCGGCAATTGCTCAAGCAAACGCCGATGTCGATCATCGAAGTGGCGTCGGTGTGTGGGTTTGTCTCTACGCCGCACTTCTCCAAGTGCTACCGCGAATATTTCGGCATTCCGCCACGGGATGAGCGTGTAGGTTCCAACACTGCCCAGCAAGTGGCGATGTTGCCGATCCCGCAGGCGCTGGTGTTGTCACCGTTGTCTGGGCCGTTGTCGGCGTTGAGCCAGGCGCGTAATGAGTCGACTTTTGCTAGCGTGAGGCTCTAG
- a CDS encoding L-serine ammonia-lyase, with the protein MAISVFDLFKIGIGPSSSHTVGPMRAAALFVQGLRVRDVLEQVRRVEVQLYGSLSATGIGHGSDNATIMGLMGEWPDAIDPSQIGIRIETLRETNTLLLDGRLPVPFVWARDMRLIDENLPFHPNAMTLVVFGDDGELHRDTYYSVGGGFVVDQAQANSGVADMDRTELPYDFSSAVELLSLCQTHNLRVAELMLANEKVWRSEEEIRSGLMKLWRAMQDCVEQGLKHEGILPGGLNVRRRAAKLHRSLQELGKPNVIGSTLSAMEWVNLFALAVNEENAAGGRMVTAPTNGAAGIIPAVLHYFMKFSEVVTEANVVDYFLSAAAVGILCKKNASISGAEVGCQGEVGSACAMAAAGLAEILGATPEQLCNAAEIGLEHNLGLTCDPVGGLVQVPCIERNAIAAVKAINAAQMALRGDGQHFISLDRVIRTMRDTGADMHDKYKETSRGGLAVSAVEC; encoded by the coding sequence ATGGCTATCAGCGTTTTCGACCTGTTCAAGATCGGCATCGGTCCCTCCAGTTCTCACACCGTCGGGCCCATGCGCGCCGCGGCGTTGTTCGTTCAAGGACTGCGCGTTCGTGATGTGTTGGAACAAGTACGGCGCGTTGAAGTTCAGCTCTATGGCTCTTTGTCCGCGACCGGCATCGGTCACGGCAGCGACAACGCGACGATCATGGGCCTGATGGGCGAGTGGCCGGACGCGATTGACCCGTCGCAGATCGGCATCCGCATCGAGACCCTGCGTGAAACCAATACCTTATTACTGGACGGGCGTTTGCCGGTGCCGTTTGTGTGGGCGCGGGACATGCGCCTGATCGACGAAAACCTGCCATTTCATCCCAACGCCATGACCCTGGTGGTGTTCGGTGATGACGGTGAATTGCACCGCGATACCTACTATTCAGTAGGTGGCGGTTTTGTGGTGGATCAAGCCCAGGCCAACAGCGGCGTGGCGGATATGGATCGCACCGAGCTGCCTTACGATTTCTCCAGTGCGGTGGAGTTGCTGAGCCTGTGCCAGACCCACAACCTGCGGGTGGCCGAACTGATGCTCGCCAATGAGAAAGTCTGGCGTTCGGAAGAAGAAATCCGCAGCGGTCTGATGAAGCTTTGGCGTGCCATGCAAGATTGCGTCGAGCAGGGCCTCAAGCACGAAGGCATTCTTCCGGGTGGCCTCAATGTGCGTCGGCGTGCCGCCAAGTTGCACCGTAGCTTGCAGGAACTGGGCAAACCCAATGTGATTGGCTCGACCTTGAGCGCGATGGAGTGGGTCAATTTGTTTGCCCTGGCGGTGAATGAAGAAAACGCCGCCGGCGGGCGCATGGTCACGGCGCCGACCAATGGCGCGGCGGGGATTATCCCGGCGGTATTGCACTACTTTATGAAGTTCAGCGAAGTGGTGACCGAAGCCAACGTCGTCGACTATTTCCTGAGCGCTGCAGCGGTGGGCATTCTGTGTAAAAAGAACGCTTCGATCTCCGGCGCTGAAGTGGGTTGCCAGGGTGAAGTCGGTTCGGCCTGTGCAATGGCGGCGGCTGGGCTGGCAGAAATTCTCGGTGCCACACCGGAGCAGTTGTGCAACGCGGCGGAGATTGGCCTGGAACACAACCTTGGCCTGACGTGCGACCCGGTGGGTGGGCTGGTGCAAGTGCCGTGCATCGAGCGTAATGCGATTGCGGCGGTGAAAGCGATCAACGCGGCGCAGATGGCGTTGCGGGGTGATGGCCAACACTTTATCTCGTTGGACCGGGTGATCCGCACCATGCGAGACACCGGGGCGGATATGCACGACAAGTACAAGGAGACATCGCGGGGTGGGTTGGCGGTGAGTGCGGTGGAGTGTTGA
- a CDS encoding choline ABC transporter substrate-binding protein, producing MKGSPTLLLAAMLSLPVLAQAAEPAQCSTVNFSDVGWTDITVTTATTSEILKGLGYKPRTTMISVPVTYKSLADGKNMDIFLGNWMPTMENDIKQYRDAGTVETVRANLENAKYTLAVPEALYDKGLKDFADIVKFKEELGGKIYGIEPGNDGNRTIQSVIDKNQFGLKDAGFKVVESSEAGMLSQVERATKRGQAIVFLGWEPHPMNTRFKMKYLTGGDDSFGPNYGQATIYTNTRKGYVQECSNVGQLLKNLSFTLNMESTLMGNVLDDKMKPDAAAKAWLKKNPQVLDTWLAGVTTIDGKPGLEAVKAYLAK from the coding sequence ATGAAAGGTTCCCCCACGTTGTTGTTGGCCGCCATGCTGAGTCTGCCAGTCCTGGCTCAAGCTGCAGAACCGGCTCAATGCAGTACCGTCAACTTCTCTGATGTTGGCTGGACAGACATTACCGTCACCACCGCCACCACCAGCGAAATCCTGAAAGGCCTCGGCTACAAACCCCGTACCACGATGATTTCCGTTCCGGTGACCTACAAATCGCTGGCCGACGGCAAGAACATGGACATCTTCCTCGGCAACTGGATGCCGACCATGGAAAACGACATCAAGCAGTACCGTGATGCCGGCACCGTGGAAACCGTGCGCGCCAACCTCGAGAACGCCAAATACACCCTGGCGGTGCCCGAAGCGCTGTACGACAAGGGCCTGAAAGACTTCGCCGATATCGTCAAATTCAAGGAAGAGCTGGGCGGCAAGATCTACGGCATCGAGCCAGGCAACGACGGCAACCGCACCATCCAGAGCGTGATCGACAAGAACCAGTTCGGCTTGAAAGACGCCGGTTTCAAGGTGGTCGAATCAAGCGAAGCCGGAATGCTCTCGCAGGTGGAACGCGCCACCAAACGCGGCCAGGCGATCGTGTTCCTGGGCTGGGAACCGCACCCGATGAACACCCGCTTCAAGATGAAGTACCTGACCGGGGGTGACGATTCATTCGGCCCCAACTACGGCCAGGCCACCATCTATACCAACACCCGCAAAGGCTACGTCCAGGAATGCAGCAACGTCGGCCAGTTGCTGAAAAACCTGTCGTTCACCTTGAACATGGAAAGCACCCTGATGGGTAACGTCCTTGACGACAAGATGAAGCCTGACGCTGCAGCCAAGGCCTGGCTGAAGAAGAACCCGCAAGTGCTCGACACCTGGCTCGCCGGTGTCACCACCATTGATGGCAAACCAGGGTTGGAGGCCGTGAAAGCTTACCTCGCCAAGTAA
- the choW gene encoding choline ABC transporter permease subunit, whose product MLTEQKIPLGQYIAAFVEWLTKHGANYFDAIASTLETMIHGVTFALTWFNPLALIGLIALLAHFIQRKWGLTVFVIASFLLILNLGYWQETMETLAQVLFATLVCVVIGVPLGIVAAHKPMFYTLMRPVLDLMQTVPTFVYLIPTLTLFGLGVVPGLISTVVFAIAAPIRLTYLGIRDVPQELMDAGKAFGCSRRQLLSRIELPHAMPSIAAGITQCIMLSLSMVVIAALVGADGLGKPVVNALNTADIALGFEAGLAIVLLAIMLDRICKQPDAKVGGDA is encoded by the coding sequence ATGCTGACTGAACAGAAAATCCCACTAGGCCAGTACATCGCTGCCTTCGTCGAATGGTTGACCAAACACGGTGCCAACTACTTCGACGCAATCGCATCGACACTGGAAACGATGATCCACGGCGTGACGTTCGCGCTGACCTGGTTCAATCCACTGGCATTGATCGGTCTGATTGCGCTGCTGGCTCACTTTATTCAACGTAAATGGGGACTGACTGTTTTTGTCATCGCCTCCTTCCTGCTGATCCTCAACCTGGGTTACTGGCAGGAAACCATGGAGACCCTGGCGCAGGTGCTGTTTGCCACCCTGGTCTGCGTGGTCATCGGCGTGCCGCTGGGCATTGTTGCCGCGCACAAACCGATGTTCTACACCCTGATGCGGCCGGTGCTCGATCTGATGCAGACCGTACCGACCTTCGTCTACCTCATCCCTACCCTGACCCTCTTCGGGCTGGGTGTGGTGCCCGGTCTGATTTCCACGGTGGTGTTCGCGATTGCCGCGCCGATCCGCCTGACCTACCTGGGTATCCGTGATGTGCCGCAAGAGTTGATGGATGCCGGCAAGGCCTTTGGCTGCTCACGCCGTCAGTTGCTCTCGCGCATTGAACTGCCCCACGCCATGCCGAGCATCGCCGCCGGCATTACCCAATGCATCATGCTGTCGTTGTCGATGGTGGTAATCGCCGCCCTGGTGGGTGCCGATGGCCTCGGCAAGCCGGTGGTCAACGCACTGAACACCGCCGACATCGCCCTGGGCTTTGAAGCCGGCCTCGCGATCGTGTTGCTGGCCATCATGCTCGACCGTATCTGCAAACAACCCGACGCCAAAGTAGGGGGTGACGCATGA
- the choV gene encoding choline ABC transporter ATP-binding protein, whose protein sequence is MSIIRFDQVDVVFSKDPREALKLLDQGMTRDQILKKTGQIVGVEKASLDIEKGEICVLMGLSGSGKSSLLRCINGLNTVSRGQLFVEHEGKQIDIASCSPAELKMMRTKRIAMVFQKFALMPWLTVRENISFGLEMQGRPEKERRKLVDDKLELVGLAQWRNKKPDELSGGMQQRVGLARALAMDADILLMDEPFSALDPLIRQGLQDELLELQNKLSKTIVFVSHDLDEALKLGSRIAIMKDGRIIQYSVPEEIVLNPADDYVRTFVAHTNPLNVLCGRSLMRTLDKCTRVNGSVCLDPGGDSWLDLAEGNTIKGARQNGSALNLQNWMPGQAVEGLGRVPTLVDSNIGMRDALQIRYQTGNKLVLHDNNKVVGILGDSELYHALLGKNLG, encoded by the coding sequence ATGAGCATCATTCGCTTCGATCAAGTCGACGTGGTGTTCTCCAAGGACCCGCGTGAAGCCCTGAAACTGCTCGACCAGGGCATGACCCGTGACCAGATCCTGAAAAAAACCGGGCAGATTGTCGGCGTTGAAAAGGCCAGCCTGGATATCGAGAAAGGCGAGATCTGCGTGCTGATGGGCCTGTCCGGCTCCGGCAAATCGAGCTTGCTGCGCTGCATCAACGGCTTAAATACCGTCAGCCGCGGGCAACTGTTCGTCGAGCACGAAGGCAAGCAGATCGACATTGCCTCTTGCTCCCCGGCCGAGCTGAAAATGATGCGCACCAAGCGCATCGCCATGGTCTTCCAGAAGTTTGCCCTGATGCCTTGGCTGACGGTGCGCGAGAACATCAGCTTTGGCCTGGAAATGCAGGGCCGGCCGGAGAAAGAGCGGCGCAAGCTGGTGGACGACAAACTGGAGCTGGTGGGCCTGGCCCAGTGGCGCAACAAAAAGCCCGACGAACTGTCCGGCGGCATGCAGCAGCGTGTGGGCCTGGCCCGTGCCCTGGCGATGGATGCCGATATTCTGCTGATGGACGAACCCTTCTCCGCACTCGACCCGCTGATCCGCCAAGGCCTGCAAGACGAATTGCTGGAGCTGCAAAACAAGCTGAGCAAGACCATCGTGTTCGTCAGCCACGACCTGGATGAAGCGCTGAAACTCGGTAGCCGCATCGCGATCATGAAAGACGGCCGGATCATCCAGTACAGCGTGCCGGAAGAGATCGTGCTGAACCCTGCCGATGACTATGTGCGCACCTTCGTGGCCCATACCAATCCGTTGAATGTGTTGTGCGGTCGCAGCCTGATGCGCACGCTGGACAAGTGCACGCGCGTTAACGGTTCGGTGTGCCTGGATCCAGGCGGCGACTCGTGGCTGGACCTGGCGGAAGGCAACACGATCAAGGGCGCGCGGCAAAACGGTTCAGCGTTGAACTTGCAGAACTGGATGCCTGGTCAGGCGGTGGAAGGCTTGGGCCGGGTACCGACGCTGGTGGACTCCAATATCGGCATGCGCGATGCATTGCAGATTCGCTATCAGACGGGGAACAAGCTGGTGTTGCATGACAACAACAAGGTGGTGGGGATACTCGGGGATAGCGAGTTGTATCACGCGTTGCTAGGCAAGAACCTGGGCTGA
- a CDS encoding choline BCCT transporter BetT: MSSASLIKTPPEKVRVNGWVFYTSTALILLLTAILIIAPQEAGRMLGVAQAWLSKSFGWYYMVVIAAYLVFVVGLAFSSYGKLKLGSKDDTPDFSYGAWAGMLFSSGIGISLLYFGASEPLDHYFNPPEGAAASNGAARQALQLTFLHWGLHGWAIYALVGLAVAYFAYRHNQPLALRSALYPLVGERWVKGAAGHAVDGFGMFVTLLGLVTNLGIGSMQVSSGLENLFGMEHSNTNLLIVIIVMSTVATIAAVSGVENGIRRLSNLNIVLFSGLLIFVLLFGPTLHLLNGLVQNTGDYLNGIVLKTFDLYVYEGDGDKTERWMGLWTLFYWAWWISWAPFVGMFIARISRGRTVRELVAGVLLIPLGFTLAWLSIFGNSALDLVLNHGAVELGKTALEQPSMAIYQLLEHYPASKIVIGVSIFVGFVLFLTPADSGAVMMANLSCKGGNVDEDAPHWLRIFWSVVITLVTIGLLFAGNFEAMQTMVVLAGLPFSVVLILFMFGLHKAMRQDVAIEQEQAQLAERGRRGFSERLTAQDLQPTQAVVQRFMDKKVTPALEEAAMALRAQGLDVQTLLGKSKRCMGLRIEMEEGNPFVYEVSLDGYLAAPSESAEAEEERARYYRAEVYLHNGSQEYDLMGFTQEQITRDVLDQFESHRQLLGRVYS; encoded by the coding sequence ATGAGTTCTGCCTCTCTTATAAAGACCCCGCCAGAAAAGGTGCGGGTCAACGGTTGGGTGTTCTACACCTCCACCGCGCTGATTCTGTTGTTGACCGCGATTTTGATCATCGCCCCGCAGGAGGCTGGCAGGATGCTCGGCGTGGCCCAGGCTTGGTTGTCGAAAAGCTTTGGCTGGTACTACATGGTGGTTATCGCTGCCTACCTGGTGTTTGTGGTCGGCCTGGCGTTTTCGTCCTATGGAAAATTGAAACTGGGCAGCAAGGACGACACCCCAGACTTCAGCTACGGCGCTTGGGCCGGCATGCTGTTCTCGTCGGGGATCGGCATTTCGCTGCTGTACTTCGGCGCGTCCGAGCCGCTGGACCACTACTTCAACCCGCCTGAAGGCGCGGCCGCCAGCAACGGCGCTGCACGTCAGGCGTTGCAGTTGACCTTCCTGCACTGGGGCCTGCACGGCTGGGCGATCTACGCGCTGGTCGGCCTGGCCGTAGCGTACTTTGCCTACCGTCATAACCAACCGCTGGCGCTGCGTTCGGCGCTGTACCCGCTGGTGGGCGAGCGTTGGGTCAAGGGCGCGGCCGGTCATGCGGTGGACGGCTTCGGCATGTTCGTGACGCTGTTGGGCCTGGTGACGAACCTGGGGATTGGTTCGATGCAAGTGTCGTCCGGGTTGGAAAACCTGTTCGGCATGGAGCACAGCAACACCAACCTGCTGATCGTGATCATCGTGATGAGCACCGTGGCGACCATCGCTGCCGTGTCGGGTGTGGAAAACGGCATTCGTCGCCTGTCCAACCTGAACATTGTGCTGTTCAGCGGCTTGCTGATTTTCGTGTTGTTGTTCGGCCCCACCCTGCATTTGCTTAACGGCCTGGTGCAGAACACCGGCGATTACCTGAACGGCATCGTGCTGAAAACCTTCGACCTTTATGTGTATGAAGGCGACGGCGACAAGACCGAGCGCTGGATGGGCCTGTGGACCCTGTTCTACTGGGCTTGGTGGATTTCCTGGGCGCCATTCGTAGGCATGTTCATCGCGCGTATTTCCCGTGGTCGCACCGTGCGTGAACTGGTGGCCGGCGTGCTGCTGATCCCGTTGGGCTTCACCCTGGCGTGGCTGTCGATCTTCGGCAACTCGGCCTTGGACCTGGTGCTTAACCATGGGGCGGTGGAGCTGGGCAAGACCGCCCTGGAACAACCGTCCATGGCGATCTACCAACTGCTTGAGCATTACCCGGCGTCGAAGATTGTTATTGGTGTGTCGATCTTTGTGGGCTTCGTGTTGTTCCTGACCCCGGCGGATTCCGGCGCGGTGATGATGGCGAACCTGTCCTGCAAGGGCGGCAACGTTGACGAAGATGCGCCGCACTGGCTGCGGATTTTCTGGTCGGTGGTGATCACGCTGGTGACCATCGGTCTTCTGTTCGCCGGTAACTTCGAAGCCATGCAAACCATGGTGGTGCTGGCCGGCCTGCCGTTCTCGGTGGTGCTGATTCTGTTTATGTTCGGCTTGCACAAGGCCATGCGCCAGGATGTGGCGATCGAGCAGGAGCAAGCGCAGTTGGCTGAGCGTGGGCGTCGTGGTTTCAGTGAGCGTCTGACCGCGCAGGACCTGCAACCGACTCAGGCAGTTGTGCAACGTTTTATGGACAAGAAGGTGACGCCGGCGCTGGAAGAAGCGGCAATGGCGTTGCGGGCCCAAGGGCTGGATGTGCAGACCTTGCTCGGTAAATCCAAGCGCTGCATGGGCCTGCGAATCGAGATGGAAGAGGGCAACCCGTTTGTCTACGAGGTGAGCCTGGACGGTTACCTGGCGGCGCCGAGTGAGTCGGCTGAGGCTGAGGAGGAGCGCGCGCGTTACTACCGCGCCGAGGTTTACCTGCACAACGGGAGTCAGGAATACGACCTGATGGGCTTCACCCAGGAGCAGATCACCCGGGACGTGCTCGATCAGTTTGAAAGCCATCGGCAGCTCCTTGGCCGTGTCTATAGCTGA
- the betI gene encoding transcriptional regulator BetI, whose translation MPKVGMQPIRRQQLIEATLTAIDQVGMGDASIALIARLAGVSNGIISHYFQDKNGLIAATMRYLMNVLIENVHARRHALEDDSPRAHLQVIIEGNFDASQVNGPAMKTWLAFWATSMHHPSLHRLQRINDHRLYSNLCCQFRRAMPLSEARSAARGLAALIDGLWLRGALSGDAFDTEQAQRIAYEYMDFQLAKQVS comes from the coding sequence ATGCCCAAGGTCGGTATGCAACCCATACGCCGCCAGCAGTTGATCGAAGCCACGTTGACGGCCATTGATCAGGTCGGAATGGGAGACGCCAGCATTGCGCTGATCGCCCGTTTGGCCGGTGTTTCGAATGGCATCATCAGTCACTACTTTCAGGACAAGAATGGCCTGATCGCCGCGACGATGCGGTACCTGATGAACGTCTTGATCGAGAACGTGCACGCACGTCGACACGCGTTGGAGGATGACAGCCCACGGGCGCACCTCCAGGTAATCATCGAAGGCAACTTCGACGCCAGCCAAGTCAACGGCCCGGCTATGAAAACCTGGCTGGCCTTCTGGGCCACCAGCATGCACCACCCGTCATTGCACAGGTTGCAGCGGATCAACGATCACCGTCTGTATTCCAACCTGTGCTGCCAGTTCCGCCGTGCGATGCCGCTCTCAGAGGCACGCAGCGCAGCCCGCGGGCTGGCGGCCCTGATCGACGGTTTGTGGTTGCGCGGCGCCCTGTCGGGAGACGCTTTCGACACGGAGCAGGCGCAGCGGATCGCTTACGAATACATGGATTTTCAATTGGCCAAGCAGGTGAGTTAG